A stretch of DNA from Basfia succiniciproducens:
GTTATTTTGCACTTAGAGTAATTAAAATTTATTAATTTTAATGGCTAAAAATAGCATATTACACAAAAAATGCAATTGCTTATAAAAGAAAATTTAATGAAAGTTTTAAATAATTAATATTAATCTAATTATATGTAAATTATCTTAAATAAAATATAAAAAATTATTTAATATGTTATTTTTTATTTCAAGTTTCCATGGATTTTATGTGATCCGAGTAGATAACAAGTCAGCAAGATCGGGCTACGACAAGATCTAATCGTATTATTTAATAGCTCATCGGATTAAAAAGTTGTATAATTTGCGACCTTTCATCGCGGACGGTATCTCAAAAGGTAGAAAAGTGCGGTGAAAAATTTGATAGATTTTAGAGCTTGCGGCGTTCCAAAAATATTTTTCTTATCGCTAAAAATAACCGATATCGCAAATCTTTTTGAAACGTCCGCAAGCCCTATATTATTCGTTAAACAATTAAGAACATTTCAAATGGCAGAATTAGATATTCATAAATTGCGCAATATCGCAATTATTGCGCACGTTGACCACGGCAAAACCACCCTCGTTGATAAACTGTTACAACAATCCGGTACATTAGAAACAGCGCGTAACGGCGATTCCGACGAGCGTGTGATGGACTCGAACGATCTGGAAAAAGAACGCGGTATTACCATTTTAGCGAAAAATACCGCCATTAACTGGAACGACTACCGCATTAATATCGTAGATACCCCGGGACACGCGGACTTCGGCGGCGAAGTGGAACGGGTACTGTCCATGGTGGATTCCGTATTACTGGTAGTGGACGCTTTTGACGGCCCGATGCCGCAAACCCGTTTTGTAACTCAAAAAGCCTTTGCCCACGGTTTGAAACCTATCGTGGTAATCAACAAAGTCGACCGCCCGGGCGCACGTCCGGACTGGGTAGTGGATCAGGTTTTTGATTTATTCGTAAACCTTGGGGCCACTGACGAACAGTTAGATTTCCCTATTATTTACGCCTCCGCCCTAAACGGCGTGGCGGGTCTGGAACACGAAGAACTGGCGGAAGATATGACGCCGTTATTCGAAGCCATCGTACAACACGTAGAACCGCCTCAAGTGGAATTGAACGCACCGTTCCAAATGCAGATTTCACAACTGGACTACAACAACTATGTGGGCGTAATCGGTATTGGTCGCATTAAACGCGGCACGGTAAAACCGAATCAGTCCGTCACTATTATCGACAGTTTCGGTAAAACCCGTAACGGCAAAATAGGTCAAGTATTGGGTCATCTGGGTTTACAACGTTACGAAGAAGATCTGGCGCAAGCCGGCGACATCGTGGCTATTACCGGATTAGGCGAATTGAATATTTCCGATACCGTTTGCGATATTAACGCGGTGGAAGCATTGCCTGCGTTAAGCGTGGACGAACCGACGGTTACCATGTTCTTCTGCGTCAATACCTCGCCGTTCTGCGGTCAGGAAGGGAAATTCGTCACTTCACGGCAAATTCTCGAACGTTTAAATAAAGAATTGGTTCACAACGTAGCCTTACGGGTAGAAGAAACACCGAATCCGGACGAATTCCGGGTATCCGGTCGCGGCGAATTGCATTTATCGGTGTTAATCGAAAATATGCGTCGCGAAGGTTACGAATTAGCGGTGTCCCGCCCGAAAGTTATCTATAAAGAAGAAAACGGTCACAAACAGGAACCCTTCGAACAAGTCACCATTGATATTGAAGAACAACATCAGGGCGCGGTAATGGAAGCTTTAGGCATCCGTAAGGGCGAAGTGAAAGACATGAGCCCGGACGGCAAAGGCCGTACCCGTTTGGAATACGTTATCCCAAGTCGCGGTTTAATCGGTTTCCGTAACGAATTTATGACCATGACATCCGGTACCGGCTTGCTTTATTCAAGCTTCAGCCATTACGATGATGTCAAACCGGGCGAAATCGGCCAGCGCAAAAACGGCGTACTGATTTCTAACGCTACCGGTAAAGCTCTGGCTTATGCTTTATGGGGTTTACAGGAACGCGGTAAATTAATGGCGGAACACGGTCAGGAAGTGTACGAAGGTCAGATTATCGGTATTCACAGCCGGACTAACGACTTAACGGTAAACTGCCTGCAAGGTAAAAAATTAACCAATATGCGCGCCTCCGGTAAAGACGACGCCATTCAGTTAACCACGCCAATCAAGTTAACTCTGGAACAGGCCATTGAATTTATTGACGACGACGAATTGGTGGAAGTCACCCCACAATCCATCCGTATCCGTAAAAAACTGTTAACGGAAATGGATCGCAAACGTGCCAACCGTACCACCACCAGTACCAGCACGCATTAATTCAAAACTTTAATAAAATAACCGCACTTTTGGGGCCAGCTCAAAGTGCGGTTATTTTTTTAGGAATTTTGTGTTAAATAATCCAACACCACCCGATGATGTTCACCGGTTTTAAATTTAGTAAACACCTGCTCAATAACACCTTTTTCATCAATTAAGAAGCTGATACGGTGGATGCCGTCGTAAATTTTCCCCATAAATTTCTTTTCGCCCCATACGCCGAATTGTTCGGCGACTTGATGATTTTCGTCGGATAATAAGGTGAAGTTTAACTCTTTCTTTTCTGCAAATTGGGCGAGTTTTTTCGGTGAGTCCGGGCTGATACCTAGAATTACGACGCCTGATTTATCCAGTTCCGCTTTGGCATCGCGCAGTCCGCAGGCTTGGGTTGTGCAGCCCGGAGTTAGGGCTTTCGGGTAGAAATAAACCAGCACTTTTTTGCCTTGAAAGTCCGTCAGTGAAACGGTTTCATTATGTTGGTTTGACAGGCTAAAGTGCGGTGCAAAATCGCCGATTTTTAATGTATTCATAACTTTTTCCTTAGAAATTTGATTTCAACTGCAAAATTTAAAAAAATCACTTGCAAAGTGTAACGATTTTGGCGAACCTAAACAACACATCAAAATATTTTAGCTTCAAACACGACAAGAGAGGTTTTTATGTCATCAACACGTCCTTTATTTTACGGTAGTATCGTTGCGCTTATTACGCCTATGGATAGCCATGGCGAAGTTAATTATGACGAATTAAAAAAATTAGTTGAATACCATATTGCCAGCGGCACTCATGCTATTGTTTCGGTGGGAACAACAGGGGAGTCCGCTACTTTAAGTATTGATGAAAATGTAAAAACCATTCAAAAGACCGTTGAGTTCGCGGCAGGCCGTATTCCCGTTATCGCGGGTACGGGCGCTAATGCAACCAGCGAAGCCATTACGATGACGAAATTATTGAATAACAGCGGTGTTGCCGGTTGCTTGTCTGTTGTGCCTTACTATAATAAACCGACTCAAGAAGGGATGTATCAACATTTTAAAGCTATTGCCGAGTGTACGGATCTTCCGCAAATTCTTTATAACGTACCGGGACGTACCGGTAGCGATATGAAACCTGAAACCGTGGGTCGTTTATCTAAAATTGAAAATATTGTGGCGATTAAAGAAGCTACGGGTGATGTGAGTCGTGTAAAACAAATTAAAGAATTAGCCGGCGACGATTTTATTTTCCTGAGCGGCGATGACGCTACCGGATTAGAAAGCATTAAATTAGGCGGGCAGGGCGTGATTTCCGTAACTAATAACCTCGCAGCGGCGGATATGGCTAAAATGTGTGAATTGGCGCTTGCCGGTAATTTTGATGAAGCGGAGGCGATTAATCAGCGCTTAATGGGATTACATCATGATTTATTTATTGAAGGTAATCCGATTCCGGTAAAATGGGCGGCCTATAAATTAGGTTTGATCAAAGAACCCGTATTGCGTCTACCGTTAACCACATTGAGCGAAGCGGCGCAGCCGAAAGTGCTTGAAGCATTAAAACAAGCGGGCTTGATTTAATCCGAATTATCTTTTAATCCCCTGGCCCTTGCCGGGGGATTGTTATTTATGAGAATTCACCCCATGAATTGGCAGTGTAAAACCTTTAATCAATTAAGCAATATTGAGCTTTACCAAATTCTGCAATTGCGCAGCGATGTGTTTGTTATTGAACAACAATGTATTTACCGGGATATGGATAATAAGGATCTTTTAGCCTCTCATTTGTTTTTAAGCAAAGACAATCAAATTGTTGCCTATTGCAGGCTGTTGCCTAAGGGCGTTTCCGTGGCGGATGCCGCTATCGGGCGGGTGATTATTCATGAGAAATACCGAGGGCGGCATCTTGCCCATAAAATGATGGGTAAGGCGATAGATATTATTATTCATGAATGGCATGAGAATAAAATCTATGTGCAGGCGCAGGAATATTTGCAAGGATTTTATCAGTCGTTAGGCTTTAAAGCCACCTCAGATGTTTATTTGGAAGATGAAATCCCGCATTTGGATATGTATTGGGAAAGTTAAACTTTTCCCCGCCTTTGCTGTCAAAGTGCGGTATCTTTTTACAAAGTTTTAATAAGAATAGGATGATTTATGAAAAAATGGCTCTTATCTGTTGCAGTTTTAGCGACCGTTACCGCTTGCTCATCAAGCAATGAATCTCGTCAGGTAGCAAATGATAGCTATGAGAAAAATGCGGAATCAAAAATCAATTTTTCACCATTAGCAACAGGCGGAGTTACCATTGTCGGTCAGGATAATAAATATCAACTGCCGACAACCAATATCAGCAAAGGGCCGGCAGTGGATATTCGTCCGCCGACAACGCCGATGTCAATTATCGGTAATTCGGTGGCTCAATTCGACGGCGAACGCGCCTCAATTGTGTATCCGGCAGCGAAAAGCGCGGTTTATAACTTAGATCAGGTCGCCCGTTTATTAAAAGAAGAAAATATTGAGTTTACCCGTCAGGAAAATAAATTACTGACCGATTGGGCGCCGACCGGGCGTGTTGATGAAGTGGGGGATGTCAAATTGCGTTATCTGATTGAGCAGCTTGGTAATAAAGAAGCCAACGCGCTTTCCGTCACCGTGCTTGAGGCCAAACGTAACGAGATTATTTTCACCCCTTCCGTGACGGATAAACAGCGTTATACTTCCGATCGCCTAAACAACTTTGTGGGTAACTTAAATCATGCTTATCGTACGCAAATGGCACAAACGGCACCGGTCGCTACATCAAACGGCGCTATTCAAGCGGAAATTGTTACCGACGGTAATAACCGAACCGCATTAGGGTTAACGTCAAGTTTTGCCCAATCATGGGAAAAACTCGGTCAGGTATTACCTGAATTGGGCTTT
This window harbors:
- the typA gene encoding translational GTPase TypA → MAELDIHKLRNIAIIAHVDHGKTTLVDKLLQQSGTLETARNGDSDERVMDSNDLEKERGITILAKNTAINWNDYRINIVDTPGHADFGGEVERVLSMVDSVLLVVDAFDGPMPQTRFVTQKAFAHGLKPIVVINKVDRPGARPDWVVDQVFDLFVNLGATDEQLDFPIIYASALNGVAGLEHEELAEDMTPLFEAIVQHVEPPQVELNAPFQMQISQLDYNNYVGVIGIGRIKRGTVKPNQSVTIIDSFGKTRNGKIGQVLGHLGLQRYEEDLAQAGDIVAITGLGELNISDTVCDINAVEALPALSVDEPTVTMFFCVNTSPFCGQEGKFVTSRQILERLNKELVHNVALRVEETPNPDEFRVSGRGELHLSVLIENMRREGYELAVSRPKVIYKEENGHKQEPFEQVTIDIEEQHQGAVMEALGIRKGEVKDMSPDGKGRTRLEYVIPSRGLIGFRNEFMTMTSGTGLLYSSFSHYDDVKPGEIGQRKNGVLISNATGKALAYALWGLQERGKLMAEHGQEVYEGQIIGIHSRTNDLTVNCLQGKKLTNMRASGKDDAIQLTTPIKLTLEQAIEFIDDDELVEVTPQSIRIRKKLLTEMDRKRANRTTTSTSTH
- the bcp gene encoding thioredoxin-dependent thiol peroxidase yields the protein MNTLKIGDFAPHFSLSNQHNETVSLTDFQGKKVLVYFYPKALTPGCTTQACGLRDAKAELDKSGVVILGISPDSPKKLAQFAEKKELNFTLLSDENHQVAEQFGVWGEKKFMGKIYDGIHRISFLIDEKGVIEQVFTKFKTGEHHRVVLDYLTQNS
- the dapA gene encoding 4-hydroxy-tetrahydrodipicolinate synthase yields the protein MSSTRPLFYGSIVALITPMDSHGEVNYDELKKLVEYHIASGTHAIVSVGTTGESATLSIDENVKTIQKTVEFAAGRIPVIAGTGANATSEAITMTKLLNNSGVAGCLSVVPYYNKPTQEGMYQHFKAIAECTDLPQILYNVPGRTGSDMKPETVGRLSKIENIVAIKEATGDVSRVKQIKELAGDDFIFLSGDDATGLESIKLGGQGVISVTNNLAAADMAKMCELALAGNFDEAEAINQRLMGLHHDLFIEGNPIPVKWAAYKLGLIKEPVLRLPLTTLSEAAQPKVLEALKQAGLI
- a CDS encoding GNAT family N-acetyltransferase translates to MNWQCKTFNQLSNIELYQILQLRSDVFVIEQQCIYRDMDNKDLLASHLFLSKDNQIVAYCRLLPKGVSVADAAIGRVIIHEKYRGRHLAHKMMGKAIDIIIHEWHENKIYVQAQEYLQGFYQSLGFKATSDVYLEDEIPHLDMYWES
- the bamC gene encoding outer membrane protein assembly factor BamC; this translates as MKKWLLSVAVLATVTACSSSNESRQVANDSYEKNAESKINFSPLATGGVTIVGQDNKYQLPTTNISKGPAVDIRPPTTPMSIIGNSVAQFDGERASIVYPAAKSAVYNLDQVARLLKEENIEFTRQENKLLTDWAPTGRVDEVGDVKLRYLIEQLGNKEANALSVTVLEAKRNEIIFTPSVTDKQRYTSDRLNNFVGNLNHAYRTQMAQTAPVATSNGAIQAEIVTDGNNRTALGLTSSFAQSWEKLGQVLPELGFDIDEETAGRGYRVLKYKPVDDSQWARLGVNKPELEKGEYSMQLSAYGNQSAVVLMDEDKAALEGDKAQAVYKALQVLMTK